DNA from Kineococcus mangrovi:
CCTTGTCCCCGCGCCCGGCCGCCACGTGCCGGTCGACGCAGTTGACGGCCACGTTGAGCCTGCCGCCGGTGAACCACCGCGCCGTCGGCAGCGTCGAGCCGTCGAACACCGTCGTGAAGGGCTCGTCCCACTGCAGGCGCCGGGCCTGCTCGGCCCACCACGCCTGCGGGTCCGCGGCGGCTCGCGCGTACTCGTCCGCGCCGACGTTGGCCTGGGCGGCGAACTCCGCCGGGGGCGGGACGACGAGCTCGTCGGGCATGGGTCCTCCGGGGGGTCACGGGTGGCTTGGCCGTCAGCGTAGCCGCGCCGTACCGTGGGCCCGTGGACAGGACCGGGGGTGCGGGCACCGCTGCCGCGCGTTCGTTCGTCGCCGTCCAGCGCCGGCACGTCGACCTCTGCCGCACCCGCTCCGCCGTCTGTCGCTGACCCGCTCCGCCGCCCGGGACCCCTCCCGGGCCGCCCGGCAGGTCACGACCACCCCGAGGAGCCCCGTGCCGTTCCCCCCGCCCCTGCGCTGGGCCGTCGAGCTCGACGGCGCCGGCCGCCACCCCGCTGCCTGGCGACTGCCCGGTGCCTGTCCCGGGGACCTGTTCACCGCCGCCCACTGGCGGCGGCTGGCGGCGACCGTCGAGGCCGCCGACCTCGACCTCCTCGTCGTCCCCGACGCCTACCGCCTGCAGTCGGCCGGCGAGCGCGACCAGCGCGGTCGCCTCGACGCGGTCGCCGTCGCGGCCCACCTCGCCCCGCTGACCCGGCGCACCGGGCTCGTCCCCGTCGTCACGGCGACGCACACCGAGCCGTTCCACACCCAGAAGGCGATCGCGACGCTGGACCTCACGAGCCGGGGCCGCGCCGGCTGGCAGGTCGAGGTGTCCACGACGCCCGCGGAGGCGGACCTGTTCGGCCGCAAGCCGGTCGCGCCCGCGGACGAGCTGTGGCGGGAGGCGGCCGAGACCGTCGACGTCGCCCGCCGGCTCTGGGACTCCTGGGAGGACGACGCGGTGGTCCGCGACCTGGCGACGGGCCGGTACGTCGACCGGGACAAGCTGCACCCCGTCGACTTCGCGGGCGGGTTCTTCACGGTCAAGGGTCCCTCCATCACACCCCGCTCACCGCAGGGCCAGCCGTTGGTCGTCGTGCCCGTGCGGGACGAGCCGTCCCTCGCGCTGGCCGCGGCGCAGGCCGACGTCGCCCGGCTGGAGACCGCCAGCCCGGAGCGGGCCGCCGCGTGGGCGGCCCGGCTGCCGGACGCGACCGTCCTGCTCGACGTCGAGATCCTCCTGCGCCGGGGCGCGGGGGAGGCCGCCGGTGTCGCCGCGCAGCTCGACGCGTGGAGC
Protein-coding regions in this window:
- a CDS encoding LLM class flavin-dependent oxidoreductase; the encoded protein is MPFPPPLRWAVELDGAGRHPAAWRLPGACPGDLFTAAHWRRLAATVEAADLDLLVVPDAYRLQSAGERDQRGRLDAVAVAAHLAPLTRRTGLVPVVTATHTEPFHTQKAIATLDLTSRGRAGWQVEVSTTPAEADLFGRKPVAPADELWREAAETVDVARRLWDSWEDDAVVRDLATGRYVDRDKLHPVDFAGGFFTVKGPSITPRSPQGQPLVVVPVRDEPSLALAAAQADVARLETASPERAAAWAARLPDATVLLDVEILLRRGAGEAAGVAAQLDAWSPGHAPRTLRHVGTPDTFRGLVQALPAGVDGVAAVPLDLPGSLDVLTAEVLPRLPRPVVRGTTLRERFGLPRPVSRYAREVPA